The genomic interval TGATTCTGGGTGGAGCAAGAGAAGCAACTTTAAAGAAAAAAGCGCTGGAAGAAGGAATGATCACCATGCGTCGAAGCGGGCTGATGAAGGCCGCCCAGGGTATAACCAACATTCAGGAAGTGCTGAGAACCACAACCTGACCCATACTTAAGCCATATTCAAGGCTACACAGTAAACCATGCCAATATTTATCTACAAAGCCAAAAGCAGAACAGGCAGAAAGATCAAGGGCGATCTGGATGCTCCCAGCCTGGACATGGCTGAAAATGCCCTGAAGCGCAAGGGATTGTCGGACATAAAAGTCAAACCCAAACCCAAGGATATACTTGAGGGAACTTTTCTTGAAGGCGGAGTCACTTCCAGGGATATGGTCGTCTTCAGCAGACAGTTTGCCACTATGATCAATTCGGGCGTACCTATTCTGCAATCTCTGCAGGTAATGTGTGAGCAGACAGAAAATAACAAACTGCGGCGCAAGCTCTACGAAATCAAAAATGATATTGAGGGAGGTAACTCTCTTTATGATGCCATGAGCAAACACCGTGACGTTTTTGATGATTTGTACACAAACATGGTGGACGCTGGAGAGACTGGTGGTGTACTTGATGTTGTTCTCGACCGTCTGGCCAAGTATATTGAAAAGGCAGCCAAACTCAAAGCCAAGGTAAAAAGTGCCCTTATTTATCCGGGCGTAATTATTACCGTTGCCGTGGCGGTCATTGCCATTATCCTCATCTTTGTCATTCCGACCTTTGAGCAGATGTTTGCAGATTTTGGCGGTGCCCTGCCCGCTCCCACCCAGATTGTAATCAACCTGAGCCGATTTACCACTGAAAATTTTATGTATATCATCGCCAGCCTGATTTTGTTTTTTATCGCCTTTAAGTTATTCTATCGCTGGGAAAAAGGAAAAATTCTGGTGGACAACTGGGTTCTTTTTTTGCCAGTTTTTGGGCCCTTGCTGCGCAAAGTGGCAGTGGCCAGATTCAGCCGCACCCTGAGTACCATGATATCTTCAGGCGTTCCCATCCTGAGCGCTCTGGATATTGTATCGCGCACATCAGGCAATAAAACTGTGGAAATTGCAGTTCAGGAAGCTAAAAAGAGCATTGCTGAAGGCCAGACCCTGGCCGAACCACTCGGCGAGACTGCCATTTTTCCACCCATGGTCATACATATGATTTCCATTGGTGAAACCACAGGTGCCTTAGATACAATGCTTGGGAAAATTGCCGATTTTTATGATGACGAAGTGGATGTTGCTGTAGATACTTTGACCTCTTTGCTGGAACCTATTATGATCGTTTTTTTGGGAGTGGTTGTGGGTGGACTGGTCATCAGCATGTATCTGCCCATTTTCCAGATTGCGGATGTTGTAGCTTAGCGGAAGGGGGAAGGCTGAAGAAATTTAACCTTGGACCTGAGACTTTAGACTTTGGACTGTAGACCTTGGACCTTGGACCTTGGTCTTCAGACTTTAGACTTTAACAAGCCTAATCATCACCAACTCAAATCAGGAGTTCTGAATTGAAAATTCATCAATTGATTGCCCAAAACAAACCTTTTTTTTCTTTAGAGTTTTTTCCTCCAAGAGAAAAATCTGCCTGGCCTGGTTTTTTTGAACAGGTAGCAGAACTCAAGCAGGTTGATCCTCTATTTGTTTCAGTCACCTATGGTGCTGGAGGAAGCACTCAGGACTATACTCTGGAGATAGTTACCAGGCTCAAACAGGACTATGGTCTTGAACCTATGGCGCACCTGACTTGTGTCAGCGCTTCTAAGCAAAGAATATCCGACTTTCTGGACCGGCTCAATCAGGCCGGTGTGCAGAATGTTCTTGCCCTGCGCGGTGACCCGCCACAAGGCCAGACTAAATATGTACCTGACAACGAAGACTTTCATTTTGCTTATGACCTCGTGAAATACATCAAAAAACGATATCCAGGCATGGGAGTTGGAGTTGCAGCCTATCCGGAGGGCCATGTGGAAGCGCCTGATTTGGAAACAGATATTTATTTTCTCAGGTTGAAGTTAGATACAGGCAGCCAGTTTGCCATTACCCAGCTCTTTTTTGATAATGATCTGTATTTCAAGTTTGTTGAAATGGCTAAGGTTAGAGGCATTGAAAAGCCCATTATTCCAGGAATTCTACCTGTTACAAGCCTTGGGGTCATTAAAAAAAGCATAAACTTAAGCGGAGCTACACTGCCTGAAGGATTCATGGAGTCTCTGGAACAGGCCCATGAAGAAGGCGGTCCAGCCCAGGTCAGGAAGGTTGGCACTGAGCATGCCATAGCCCAGATTCGTGAACTGCTGGATCGTGGAGCCCCGGGAATTCATCTTTACACCCTTAATAAGGCTGACACCTGTTTAGAGATTGTCAAAAGCCTGACTCAGTCATAACGTATTGCCTTACCCTGATGCGGGCTTAGCCCACCAACCAGTTATCTGTTAATTGTTAATTGTTATCAGGGTAAGGCACAGAATTCAGGCTCTTGTTCTTCAACAATTAACTATTAACTGATAACTATTAACTGATAACATTTCCTTGTTTTTTATGACAGGGTTTCAAGAGTAAATAACTAAAGGAGTTTTAATAATGACCAGACAACCAGTTGTTGCCGTAGTCGGTGCTACAGGTGCAGTAGGCCGTGAAATGCTTAAAACTTTAGCTCATCGCAATTTTCCTGCACAAAAAATTATCCCTTTGGCTTCTTCACGTTCAGCCGGGTCTAAAGTACCTTTCAATGACCAGGAACTTCTTGTTCAGGAACTGACAGAACAGTCTTTTGATGGCATTGATCTGGCCATCTTCTCTGCCGGTGGTGCCACATCTGAAAAATTTGCACCCATAGCAGTCAGATCCGGCTGTGTTGTGGTAGACAACTCCAACGCCTGGCGTATGGATGACAATGTTCCTCTAATAGTTCCTGAAGTTAATCCTGACGCTTTGAACAACCATCAGGGCATCATCGCCAATCCCAACTGTTCCACCATTCAGATGGTGGTTGTCCTTAAGCCTCTGCACGATGCAGGCAAAATCGTCAGGGTCATAGTTTCTACATATCAGGCTGTGTCCGGATCCGGGCAAAAAGCCATAGAAGAGCTGGAATCTCAGGTCAGGGCCTTGTTTGGCATGCAGGAAGTTGAGTCAAAGGTTTATCCACATCAGATAGCCTTTAATTGTCTCCCCCACATCGACATGTTTCTGGAAAATGACTATACAAAAGAAGAAATGAAAATGGTCAATGAGACCAAAAAAATCATGGGTGACGATAATGTTAAGGTCACTGCCACCACAGTACGCGTACCAGTATTTTATGGTCACAGTGAATCCCTGAATATAGAAACTGAAAAGAAGATCACCCCCCAGGAAGCCAGAGCCATTCTCACCCAGGCCCCGGGCATAAAAGTTCTGGATAATCCATCTGAAAAGATTTATCCCATGCCCCTGTTCGCAGCAGGAGAGGATGAAACCTTTGTAGGCAGAATCCGAGAAGATGAAACCATTGCCAATGGCCTGAACATGTGGGTGGTGGCTGATAACATCCGCAAGGGAGCAGCCTTGAATGCTGTGCAGATTTCTGAACTGCTTTTGCAGAAAAACTTATTGCGGGTCCCATAAAGGAGCACCAAGTGACTGCTATTGCCTCAACCCAGGAATACATGGAAAAGCTTATCAGCCTGCCAAGGCCCGGAGAGCAGAATATCTTCGCCTTTTATGATCATCGGCTGGGCTTGATCTGCCGAGATCCCAGACTTATGCTTATACCTTTAGATGATCATCTTATTCACCGCGGAGACGGCATATTTGAAACTGTTAAATTTATTACCAGAAAGATTTATCAGTTGGATGCCCATATGGAAAGAATGAAGAAGAACTGCCGCGCCATTTTCATTGATCCTCCAGTGCCGTTTACCAGAATAAAGGAACTTGTGGTGGAACTTGCCGCAGCAGCAGACAATGATGATGGGTATTTGAGTTTATTTATTGGTCGTGGACCTGGGGGATTTTCCATTGACTACAGAGAATGCCCTCAGGCCAGCCTTTATCTTGTGGCCCGAAAATACAACCACCTCCCCCCCAGCTTCTGGGAAAAGGGCGTTACCGCCTGCAAATCTGACAAACCGGCCAAGCAAAGTTACATGGCCCGGATGAAATCAGTTAATTATCTGCCTAATGTACTGATGAAAAAAGAAGCCATAGACAAAGGCTATGACTTTGCCCTTTGTTTTGATGAAAACGGATTTCTTGCTGAAGGCAGTATAGAAAATGCAGTCATTGTTAATCAGGCGGGTAAATTAATTGTGCCCGATCTGAGCAACGCCCTGACCGGCACTACCCTAATGCGAGCTCTTGACCTCATTAAAAACGAGGTTTCTTTTATTTTTCGGGGTATACAGGAAGATGAAATATACGAGGCCAGGGAGGTGATCCTGCTTGGAACCACCTTAGATGCTGTCAGTGTGGTCAGATATAATGGCAAACCCATCCATGATGTCCGTCCAGGACCAGTGAGCAGAAGGATCAGAGAGCTGCTGCTGGAAGATATTCAAAAGACAGGGTTGAAATTTTAACGCAAAGGGCGTAAAGAATAAAGAAGTTTTCTCATTGGCCGGGGAACCTACTTGTCCTGCCCGGTTGAATTGCTCCAAGAGCAATCCCCAAGTTTACCCCGGTTAAACTTTCTTTGATTTTTTTATGACATAATTTCAGGAGTGAGTTACTATTCAACTACCCTTATGACAGTCATGATCAATGGGCATTCGCAGAACTTTTTCATAAATCTTCAGATAATCATTGATCATACTGTCCAGCCCATGCTCGAGCAATACATACTCATGTGCTCGGGCAACCATCTCCTGCACCTTTTGTGAAGATT from Desulfonatronovibrio magnus carries:
- a CDS encoding type II secretion system F family protein, which produces MPIFIYKAKSRTGRKIKGDLDAPSLDMAENALKRKGLSDIKVKPKPKDILEGTFLEGGVTSRDMVVFSRQFATMINSGVPILQSLQVMCEQTENNKLRRKLYEIKNDIEGGNSLYDAMSKHRDVFDDLYTNMVDAGETGGVLDVVLDRLAKYIEKAAKLKAKVKSALIYPGVIITVAVAVIAIILIFVIPTFEQMFADFGGALPAPTQIVINLSRFTTENFMYIIASLILFFIAFKLFYRWEKGKILVDNWVLFLPVFGPLLRKVAVARFSRTLSTMISSGVPILSALDIVSRTSGNKTVEIAVQEAKKSIAEGQTLAEPLGETAIFPPMVIHMISIGETTGALDTMLGKIADFYDDEVDVAVDTLTSLLEPIMIVFLGVVVGGLVISMYLPIFQIADVVA
- the metF gene encoding methylenetetrahydrofolate reductase [NAD(P)H]; its protein translation is MKIHQLIAQNKPFFSLEFFPPREKSAWPGFFEQVAELKQVDPLFVSVTYGAGGSTQDYTLEIVTRLKQDYGLEPMAHLTCVSASKQRISDFLDRLNQAGVQNVLALRGDPPQGQTKYVPDNEDFHFAYDLVKYIKKRYPGMGVGVAAYPEGHVEAPDLETDIYFLRLKLDTGSQFAITQLFFDNDLYFKFVEMAKVRGIEKPIIPGILPVTSLGVIKKSINLSGATLPEGFMESLEQAHEEGGPAQVRKVGTEHAIAQIRELLDRGAPGIHLYTLNKADTCLEIVKSLTQS
- a CDS encoding aspartate-semialdehyde dehydrogenase, with product MTRQPVVAVVGATGAVGREMLKTLAHRNFPAQKIIPLASSRSAGSKVPFNDQELLVQELTEQSFDGIDLAIFSAGGATSEKFAPIAVRSGCVVVDNSNAWRMDDNVPLIVPEVNPDALNNHQGIIANPNCSTIQMVVVLKPLHDAGKIVRVIVSTYQAVSGSGQKAIEELESQVRALFGMQEVESKVYPHQIAFNCLPHIDMFLENDYTKEEMKMVNETKKIMGDDNVKVTATTVRVPVFYGHSESLNIETEKKITPQEARAILTQAPGIKVLDNPSEKIYPMPLFAAGEDETFVGRIREDETIANGLNMWVVADNIRKGAALNAVQISELLLQKNLLRVP
- a CDS encoding aminotransferase class IV codes for the protein MTAIASTQEYMEKLISLPRPGEQNIFAFYDHRLGLICRDPRLMLIPLDDHLIHRGDGIFETVKFITRKIYQLDAHMERMKKNCRAIFIDPPVPFTRIKELVVELAAAADNDDGYLSLFIGRGPGGFSIDYRECPQASLYLVARKYNHLPPSFWEKGVTACKSDKPAKQSYMARMKSVNYLPNVLMKKEAIDKGYDFALCFDENGFLAEGSIENAVIVNQAGKLIVPDLSNALTGTTLMRALDLIKNEVSFIFRGIQEDEIYEAREVILLGTTLDAVSVVRYNGKPIHDVRPGPVSRRIRELLLEDIQKTGLKF